CGGCACCTTCAGAAACACCTAGAATTACCGGTGATTTTTCTTCTTCTGCTGCTTGTAAAATGGCTTGTGTCCATTCCAGGTTGTTAATATTGAATTGACCTACTGCATAACCTTCTGCTTTTGCTTTAATTAACATTTCTTTCATTGAAACTAATGCCATTATTAAAATCCTCCTCGAAGATACATAAATAGTTTGCTGCTAGAAAAACATAGTTTGCGCAAAATGCTTTTTTTAAGTATTTTTTTCATCGTCTATTCCATGCAAAATCACATGAATTGACAAAAACATTTAGATTAATCATAACAAAAACAGACAGTATGCGCTACTGCCTGCTCGCCTGTTTCATTTATATTTTTTCAGTCTTTTCTACTAGTTTATTAACTTCATCACGTACTTCAAAAATATTAAAAGGTTTGGTAAAGTATTTTATCACACCTAATTCGTTCGCTCTGTCCATCATATGCTGTTCCACATAAGCAGTCATCATCATTACAGGTAGCTCCGGGTGATCTTCTTTCAAACGGGCTAAAATCTCCAGTCCGTCCATTCCGGGTATTTTCATATCCAGCAGGACGCAATCGAGAGCATTTTCCTGTGCAATTTTTATTGCGTCAAATCCGTTTGCCGCTAGATAAGTTGTGAATCCTTCTTTTTTAAATACTTCATTTAGAAGCATCCTTATTCCCTGCTGATCATCTACTATTAGTATCCCCTTCAATGTGATCCCCCATTATAATAATAATTTATCCCGGATTAACGGGTAGTAAGACTCCCGCCTCTGTACTTATCAAGGGCGAAAAGGATAGGCGGGAGATCAACTACCCATAAATGCCCGATTGGTTCAACTAACAATCAGTGGGCAAGAACCCCCCACTGATTGAAGTTTCACTTTATATAAGTTACATTCTATTACTAAATTGATTTCCCCTCTTTTATCGAGAGAGTTTGTGCTTTTGCTTTTTTATGTGCACAATTTTATAATAACTTTGAGGTGTTAATATGTCTAAAATTTTAACTACGCAATTAACAGGTCTTCTACAGCGCATTCAGCAAACTGAAGAAGAATCTATTGAAGAAACTGCAAGATTATTGGCACAGGCAGCAATTGGGCAAGGAACAATTTACTTTGCGGCATTTGGTGAAATGAAAGCTGTTGCAATAAATGCAGAGCTTGGTGAAGGTAAATTTGCTAAGTTTGCACGCTATACAGAAAATGTTGAACTTTTGCCTGCTGACCGTGTAATTATTTTTACTCGACACGCAACAGATGAACAAGCATTAAAACTTGCTCAGCAACTGCATGCAGAGTTTATCCCATTTGCGGCTGTCGCAAGTGAAATGGCCGGCGATGAAAATCCGTTAAGCGATCTTGCTTATACGTATATTTCATTGAAAGTGCGCGGTGGCATTTTGCCGCATCCTACAAAGCTCGGCGAACGCATCGTATTTCCACATCTTATTGCAGCTTTATATATTTATGAAGCAATTAAGATGGAATTCGACGAAATGCTCGTGGACGATGATGAAGAGGACGACGAATTAATGGACAGCCATCCGTCTCCATTCGCATAATTTATTGACGACTCTTAATCCATACTGGTATGGGGGTCGTCTTTTATATTTTTATATTTATATGTGCCTCTCTTTGATTAGAAGGTAAATTAGTTGTTCGGAGTGAAGGCGGCGACTCCCAGGGGCCAAGCACGTGGAAGAGACTTGGAACAAAAGCTAGGAGCGCCACGTCCTGTGGCAACGCTTTTGTGACCAACATCGTGTTGGCCTCGTGCCCCAGGAAAGCGTCCGCCGTAACGGAGAACAACGGATACAAAATAGGTATACAAATTAAGCAGCTCAAACTTTACTATCGTAAAATTGAGCTGCTTTTAATTTTGGAGCTACTTTTGCCCCAACTCTTTATTTTTTATTATTAAACGCTGCGCCAACAAACTCACGGAATAATGGTTGTGGACGTTGTGGACGTGAAATTAATTCTGGGTGGAACTGGCCAGCCACAAAGAATTTCTTTTCCGGTAACTCAACAATTTCTACTAATTTATTGTTAGGAGATAATCCTGAGAATACCATACCTTCCGCTTCCATTGCTTCACGGAATTCATTGTTGAACTCGTAACGGTGACGGTGACGTTCGTATACTAACTCTTCACCATTGTAAGCCGCGCGTGCACGAGATCCTTCTTTTAATTTACATGGATATAGACCAAGACGTAATGTTCCGCCGATATCTGTATCTTCTGTTTGATCCGGTAAGAAATCGATAATCGGATACTTCGTGTTTTTGTCCAGTTCTGTTGAGTGTGCACCTTCCAAGCCCATAACATTACGTGCAAATTCTACAGTCGCCATTTGCATACCTAGGCAAATACCGAAGAACGGTACATCGTTTTCACGTGCATAACGGATCGATTCGATTTTTCCTTCAACACCACGGTCGCCGAAACCACCTGGCACTAAAATACCGTCTGCTTGTCCTAGCAATTCATCAACATTTTCCGCTGTAACGTGCTCAGCATTGATCCAGTCGATTGCGATATCTGAATTGTATACATAACCTGCATGTTTTAACGCTTCTACAACTGAAATATAAGCATCTTGCAATTCTACGTATTTACCTACTAAAGCGATACGTGTTTTGTGCTCCAGGTTTTTCACTAAATGTACAAGCTCTTTCCAATCTGTCATATCCGCTTTTGGCGCTGTAATACCGAAATGATCAAGAACGATTTGGTCAAAACCTTGTGCATGAAGATTTAATGGCACTTCATATAAATGTTCTGCATCACGTGATTCGATAATATCAGAAGGTTTTACGTCACAGAATAACGCGATTTTTTCTTTCATGTCTTGTGGAACTGGTTGTTCTGTACGTAATACGATAATATTTGGCTGAATACCTAATGAACGCAACTCTTTAACAGAGTGCTGTGTCGGTTTTGTTTTCATTTCACCAGCAGCTGCAATATAAGGCATTAATGTACAGTGGATGTACATTACATTTTCATGGCCTAAATCACGGCGCATTTGGCGAATCGCTTCCAGGAATGAAAGTGATTCAAAGTCACCTACTGTACCACCGATTTCCGTAATAACAACATCAGCAGAAGTTTCACGGCCAGCACGTTGTACACGTTCTTTAATTTCATTTGTTACGTGAGGAATTACTTGAACTGTACCACCATTGTAGTCACCGCGGCGCTCTTTATTTAGTACCGATTGATATACTTTACCTGAAGTAACAGTTGAGTGTTTACCAAGATTAATATCGATGAAACGCTCATAGTGACCTAAGTCTAAGTCCGCTTCTGCACCATCATCTGTAACGAATACTTCACCATGCTGGTATGGACTCATTGTACCTGGATCAATATTTAAATATGGATCAAATTTTTGAATTGTTACTTCCAATCCACGATTTTTTAATAGACGACCTAAAGATGCTGCTACAATCCCTTTACCAAGTGATGAAACTACCCCACCTGTTACGAAAATATACTTTGTCA
This window of the Solibacillus isronensis genome carries:
- a CDS encoding response regulator, coding for MKGILIVDDQQGIRMLLNEVFKKEGFTTYLAANGFDAIKIAQENALDCVLLDMKIPGMDGLEILARLKEDHPELPVMMMTAYVEQHMMDRANELGVIKYFTKPFNIFEVRDEVNKLVEKTEKI
- a CDS encoding CTP synthase, coding for MTKYIFVTGGVVSSLGKGIVAASLGRLLKNRGLEVTIQKFDPYLNIDPGTMSPYQHGEVFVTDDGAEADLDLGHYERFIDINLGKHSTVTSGKVYQSVLNKERRGDYNGGTVQVIPHVTNEIKERVQRAGRETSADVVITEIGGTVGDFESLSFLEAIRQMRRDLGHENVMYIHCTLMPYIAAAGEMKTKPTQHSVKELRSLGIQPNIIVLRTEQPVPQDMKEKIALFCDVKPSDIIESRDAEHLYEVPLNLHAQGFDQIVLDHFGITAPKADMTDWKELVHLVKNLEHKTRIALVGKYVELQDAYISVVEALKHAGYVYNSDIAIDWINAEHVTAENVDELLGQADGILVPGGFGDRGVEGKIESIRYARENDVPFFGICLGMQMATVEFARNVMGLEGAHSTELDKNTKYPIIDFLPDQTEDTDIGGTLRLGLYPCKLKEGSRARAAYNGEELVYERHRHRYEFNNEFREAMEAEGMVFSGLSPNNKLVEIVELPEKKFFVAGQFHPELISRPQRPQPLFREFVGAAFNNKK
- a CDS encoding DUF2529 domain-containing protein, with product MSKILTTQLTGLLQRIQQTEEESIEETARLLAQAAIGQGTIYFAAFGEMKAVAINAELGEGKFAKFARYTENVELLPADRVIIFTRHATDEQALKLAQQLHAEFIPFAAVASEMAGDENPLSDLAYTYISLKVRGGILPHPTKLGERIVFPHLIAALYIYEAIKMEFDEMLVDDDEEDDELMDSHPSPFA